caccctctccagaaagaaattctttctaatgtccaacctaaacctcccctggcacaacttgagacctcttgtgccctcttgtcttgctgagagttgcctgggaaaagagcccaacccccccctggctccaacctcctttcagggagttggagagagtgatgaggtctcccctgagcctcctcttctccagcctcaacacccccagctccctcagcccttcctcacaggaattctgctggatcccttcccagcctccttgctcttctctggacctgctccagcacctcaatctccttcctgagctgaggggcccagaactggacacaggactcaagctgtggcctccccagggctgagcacaggggcagaatcccttccctggacctgctggccacgctgttcctgagccagcccaggatgccattggccttcttggccacctgggcacactgctgcctcctcttcagcttcctggcaatccagactcccaggtcctcataggatctgtgctggatcccttcaccagcccagttgcctcctttggacctgctccaggactcCCCCAGCTTCCTGCTCCAGgaagctcccagctctgctcccttcccacagcaaagccctcctgctttccaggctgaggagctgctgcgttgggttgggttgggttgggttgtgTTGCTTTCCCACCTCTCCCAAGGGAAGCTGCCAGCCAAGCAACCCTGGCTCCAGCACCCCAGCTGCACCATCCCTCCCCTGAGCTGGGGAGACACTGGCCAAGGGCTTGCAGTGGGCAAGGGCTTGAAGTGGCCAAGGGCTTGCAGTGGGCAAGCATTAAGGTGGTGACTCCAAAGCCCTGGGGCTTCCTGATGAACCTCAGcaccagcctggcagcagggagctggctAATGAGAAACGGCCTCCCAGGAACATTTAATGACTTCCTTTATTAATGAGGTAGTGCCCTAaccaagcagcagctgtgccctccctccccctgtCTCCCATTTAGTGTTGGAGACTTTGTTCCAAGGAAGCCTCTGCTATAGAGCTCCAGGGGTGCTGCACCCAaggggctgtccctgcccagaAACCAGGGACCCTGGCCCAAAGCAAGGGGGTGAAACCAGAAAATGAGCCCTCTCAGGAACACACCAAGCAGTGCCCAGGGGTGCAGAGGGCCCTCAGGCCTCGTGACCCACAGGAGAGGAACATCTCATCAGCCAGtggggcagggtgctggggactCTCATCTGAAAAGCTGCCCTGGCTTCTCACAGTGGTCAGCCCTGGAGCACAGATGCTGCCAGGTAGGAGACCCAACATCTCACCCAACTCCTTTAGCTGCTGCATCCCCTCATGGcccttctttccctccccctccttttttttttttttttttttttctcctcttcttcaaacACGAAAAATCAGGATTTGCTCCAGTGAGCTGTGACCAGCCTGGACACAGTGATGGCTGTTAAATAAAGTcaaatgcaaacaaagcaaTTAAGCCCGTGATTAATGATTAAGAGGCAGGAACATCTAAGCCAGCTGGAAAGCTTGCCCAGTGCTCAGGAGCCGTGGGCTGTCCCTCCCCTGGGATCAGGGAGGAGGGATCCCACAGGATCTGGCCAACACAAGGGTCTTCAGCTCAAGGGTCTTTAGCTCTTGGTGGCCCCATCCAACCCCCCCCTCATGCACAAGGGTCCTGTGGGCCAGCCAGGTGCCAGGTGTGATGCACGGTGGTGGGAAATCACCGTGGGCTGCTGAGTGTCTCTAGGTGGGAGTCGGGAGCTGCACTTTCTCCTGGAAAGTGGTCCAGAGCAAGGGCAAGTCtagctgcttcctctgcttgTGTGGGTGCTGGACAGCATAAAGATAGGACGTGTACTGGAGCTCTGGCATAACCATTTTCTGGCAGGTTCTCAGGGTCCTGTTGTCCAAGTCCTGTCTGAGGTTGTAGCCAAGGATGTTGGCAGCCCCTGACTGGAAAGGCAGGAGACCTTTGTTCTCGATGTGGtccctccccacagcctcctggtCTGAGAGACAGGTCTGCATGagccccctctgcctcctccgCAGGTGATTcacctccttctccagctcctccagccctaTGGTGTCCTCAATTCTCCTCCAGAAGCTCTGGTTGAAGTGCAGGTAGAGCTTCCAGTCCAGGGAGCACCAGCTTTTTATCCTCTCCTCGCTCTCTGGGGTCAAGGTCTGGACGGTGTCCTGGCTCCTCGAGTTGAGTTTGAAGTAAATCACATcatccagctcccagcacaaaGCGTGCTTCAGGAGCACCATGGACTCATCGAAGTACTCTGCTATCAAGATGAGGTGGAAGTTCTGTTCAATCTCCTCCAGGACCCCCTGGACGTAGCTTTCGTCGTCCTCGGCGTTGTTGTCGTAGCCGAAGTCGTACCACATGATGTTCCTGGCATAGATGTTGTGGTGCTGGTCTGCTGGGTGGTAAAACCTCCTGGGGGAGGCCAGGTACTCATTCACATCCTTGGAGAACCTGAAGGCAGGGACGCTGTCCTTGTAGTAGACGTAGGAGGATTCCAGCAGAGGAATGGGGTTCCTGAGGATGGAGAAGTAGAAGGTGTTGGCTGCCATCACCTTCTGCACCTGTTTGcggggagaaagaagagaagctgATGGGCTGAGGGTAGCAGCTTGCTCAAGCAGGTTTCTCTTCAGGTGTCCTGGCTCCTCCTTACCTCCGAGGGGTTGAACCTCAAGTGGTTGCACATGATGTTGTAGTTTTGTCCTATGGCTTGAAATTCCTCCACGAAGTCGGCCAGGAAGGTCCTTGGGTAGCCCAGGTGGAGGAGCTGGTCAGCTGGGAGGGCGATGGTGAGGTTGTACCTCTCTGCAAACCTGAACATGATGTTCAGGATGGTGCTGCTGGCTGTCTTGTGGGTCTTGAGGAACATGACGTTGGTCCTGGCACGACAAGGCGTGCTGGGGATCAGCAGCTCCCTCTGGCTCTTCAGGATTCTGCAGGAAGGCAACAGACTGAGAG
The nucleotide sequence above comes from Heliangelus exortis chromosome 9, bHelExo1.hap1, whole genome shotgun sequence. Encoded proteins:
- the LOC139799559 gene encoding galactose-3-O-sulfotransferase 2-like isoform X2, which produces MHVRCLIVFNLCLGLLFLSGFFHMKIKNHPILKSQRELLIPSTPCRARTNVMFLKTHKTASSTILNIMFRFAERYNLTIALPADQLLHLGYPRTFLADFVEEFQAIGQNYNIMCNHLRFNPSEVQKVMAANTFYFSILRNPIPLLESSYVYYKDSVPAFRFSKDVNEYLASPRRFYHPADQHHNIYARNIMWYDFGYDNNAEDDESYVQGVLEEIEQNFHLILIAEYFDESMVLLKHALCWELDDVIYFKLNSRSQDTVQTLTPESEERIKSWCSLDWKLYLHFNQSFWRRIEDTIGLEELEKEVNHLRRRQRGLMQTCLSDQEAVGRDHIENKGLLPFQSGAANILGYNLRQDLDNRTLRTCQKMVMPELQYTSYLYAVQHPHKQRKQLDLPLLWTTFQEKVQLPTPT
- the LOC139799559 gene encoding galactose-3-O-sulfotransferase 2-like isoform X3 — translated: MKIKNHPILKSQRELLIPSTPCRARTNVMFLKTHKTASSTILNIMFRFAERYNLTIALPADQLLHLGYPRTFLADFVEEFQAIGQNYNIMCNHLRFNPSEVQKVMAANTFYFSILRNPIPLLESSYVYYKDSVPAFRFSKDVNEYLASPRRFYHPADQHHNIYARNIMWYDFGYDNNAEDDESYVQGVLEEIEQNFHLILIAEYFDESMVLLKHALCWELDDVIYFKLNSRSQDTVQTLTPESEERIKSWCSLDWKLYLHFNQSFWRRIEDTIGLEELEKEVNHLRRRQRGLMQTCLSDQEAVGRDHIENKGLLPFQSGAANILGYNLRQDLDNRTLRTCQKMVMPELQYTSYLYAVQHPHKQRKQLDLPLLWTTFQEKVQLPTPT
- the LOC139799559 gene encoding galactose-3-O-sulfotransferase 2-like isoform X1, translated to MKSPGCTSRHVRCLIVFNLCLGLLFLSGFFHMKIKNHPILKSQRELLIPSTPCRARTNVMFLKTHKTASSTILNIMFRFAERYNLTIALPADQLLHLGYPRTFLADFVEEFQAIGQNYNIMCNHLRFNPSEVQKVMAANTFYFSILRNPIPLLESSYVYYKDSVPAFRFSKDVNEYLASPRRFYHPADQHHNIYARNIMWYDFGYDNNAEDDESYVQGVLEEIEQNFHLILIAEYFDESMVLLKHALCWELDDVIYFKLNSRSQDTVQTLTPESEERIKSWCSLDWKLYLHFNQSFWRRIEDTIGLEELEKEVNHLRRRQRGLMQTCLSDQEAVGRDHIENKGLLPFQSGAANILGYNLRQDLDNRTLRTCQKMVMPELQYTSYLYAVQHPHKQRKQLDLPLLWTTFQEKVQLPTPT